Proteins encoded by one window of Desulfobacterales bacterium:
- a CDS encoding 2-hydroxyacyl-CoA dehydratase, protein MRPEIKAYNFDWMLWSTVGAASKIADGSDKELERMLKYIPNYRGIAQTIFREGDAGKQFLKMTFSYLDNIMNAHKTGKKLSITTFCFSPAIFYAMDIVPITFELLTVLAGALWKRGSFDYQDFCLETGFPETACSSQKGTLGAYLAGLGEEIDMVVCDSPGVCDTNAAAFSFAASYLDKPFYQLNFPPKLVEKRVQDYHLADYKALISFLEKQTGKKLEENRLREILEEIKIQDNLIADLEDMERLVPNPAPPIYNLFIYAGRFMFAGKSEYTKLLKFMVKEAKSKAEKGLSGLHSGKENLRAFFFYIDHYMLNLSLWEWLDKRGITHIGNILGKYFPNVAPYAKDRQEETYTINTDNMDEMLKSIAELNARMPMVRTIRGPYDAPHMWLQDSMALAEMYKADCLIYNGTPGCRNTWGMVKLMARDTEKYGYPTHIMYGDAFDERIESWESTSERLDEFFKVRRLLS, encoded by the coding sequence ATGCGACCAGAAATAAAAGCATATAATTTTGATTGGATGCTGTGGAGCACAGTTGGTGCGGCATCTAAAATAGCTGATGGCAGCGATAAAGAACTCGAAAGAATGCTGAAATATATTCCGAATTATCGAGGTATAGCTCAAACAATTTTTCGAGAAGGAGACGCTGGGAAGCAATTTTTAAAAATGACGTTTTCCTATCTTGATAACATAATGAACGCCCATAAAACAGGCAAAAAGCTTAGTATAACAACTTTTTGTTTTTCTCCGGCTATTTTTTACGCTATGGATATAGTTCCAATAACTTTTGAACTTTTAACTGTATTAGCTGGAGCCCTTTGGAAAAGAGGTAGTTTTGATTATCAGGACTTTTGCTTAGAAACAGGTTTTCCTGAAACAGCCTGCTCTTCCCAAAAAGGAACTCTCGGCGCATATCTTGCCGGTCTTGGAGAAGAAATTGACATGGTAGTATGCGATAGTCCAGGCGTATGCGATACAAATGCCGCGGCTTTTTCATTTGCTGCTTCTTATCTGGATAAACCTTTTTATCAGTTAAATTTTCCTCCAAAATTAGTTGAAAAACGTGTTCAAGATTATCATTTAGCCGATTATAAAGCACTTATATCATTTCTTGAAAAACAAACAGGAAAAAAATTAGAAGAAAATAGGCTAAGGGAAATATTAGAAGAAATTAAAATACAGGATAATCTTATTGCTGATTTAGAGGATATGGAAAGACTTGTTCCTAACCCGGCTCCTCCCATATACAATCTTTTTATATATGCCGGCAGATTTATGTTTGCTGGTAAATCGGAATATACTAAGCTTTTAAAATTCATGGTTAAAGAAGCAAAAAGCAAAGCCGAAAAAGGTCTTTCAGGCCTTCATTCAGGAAAAGAAAACTTAAGGGCATTTTTCTTTTATATTGACCATTACATGCTTAATTTAAGTTTATGGGAATGGCTTGATAAAAGAGGGATAACCCATATTGGCAATATATTGGGTAAGTATTTTCCTAATGTTGCGCCTTATGCAAAGGATCGACAAGAAGAAACTTATACGATAAATACAGATAATATGGACGAAATGTTAAAAAGTATCGCTGAATTAAATGCCCGAATGCCTATGGTTAGAACAATAAGGGGACCTTATGATGCTCCTCACATGTGGCTTCAAGATAGTATGGCATTAGCTGAAATGTATAAAGCTGATTGTTTAATATATAACGGAACACCAGGATGCAGAAATACATGGGGAATGGTAAAACTTATGGCAAGGGATACAGAAAAATACGGGTATCCTACCCATATTATGTATGGGGATGCTTTTGATGAAAGGATTGAATCTTGGGAATCTACTTCCGAAAGGCTCGATGAATTTTTTAAAGTTAGGAGGTTATTATCATGA
- a CDS encoding 2-hydroxyacyl-CoA dehydratase, which yields MMDKFIEAATKIQNSYIANWKKDGKKIIGYTCSFVPPEILDAGDILPVRLMGIEAGSTEIGDSYFGPFICTFPKCLVQLAGEKKFSFLDGLIITPGCDAMRRLDECWRKAGNDYEGIVPPFFFHFSVPHKTAEHSLKWFIDEIKRLIEEVELHFGVKISNEKLKESISLYNKGRRLLIKLEDLRMPQQTKIKGSDAFAIAVAGTVIPRLEYNNLLETALTELEKENHSINDGKKRLILIGSVSDDIELIKLIEDLNTVVVAENLCFGVRSGIDEVSENEAPIIALAKKYLSTSVCPRMYGNYKERLEKLKEKIIKFGANGVVMQNIRFCDLHAAENSLFERDLEKQGIPCIRIEREYGTMVETGRVKMRLSAFLERIN from the coding sequence ATGATGGATAAATTTATTGAAGCGGCTACTAAAATACAAAATTCGTATATAGCTAATTGGAAAAAAGACGGAAAAAAAATTATTGGTTATACCTGTTCCTTTGTTCCTCCAGAAATACTTGATGCTGGAGACATTCTTCCAGTCAGGCTTATGGGTATTGAAGCTGGAAGCACCGAAATAGGCGATTCATATTTTGGACCTTTTATTTGCACTTTTCCTAAATGTTTAGTTCAGCTTGCTGGCGAAAAAAAATTTTCTTTCCTTGACGGTTTAATAATAACTCCAGGATGCGATGCTATGAGACGCCTTGATGAATGCTGGAGAAAAGCCGGAAATGATTATGAAGGCATAGTTCCCCCATTTTTCTTTCATTTTTCTGTGCCCCATAAAACTGCAGAACATAGTTTAAAATGGTTTATAGACGAAATAAAACGTTTGATAGAAGAAGTTGAACTTCATTTTGGTGTAAAAATTTCGAATGAAAAGCTCAAAGAATCAATATCTTTATATAACAAAGGAAGAAGGCTGCTTATAAAGCTTGAAGACCTAAGAATGCCTCAACAGACAAAAATAAAAGGATCAGATGCGTTTGCGATAGCAGTAGCTGGAACTGTTATTCCAAGGTTAGAATATAATAATTTACTTGAAACTGCATTAACGGAACTTGAAAAGGAAAATCATTCGATAAATGACGGGAAAAAACGCCTGATTCTTATCGGAAGTGTCAGTGATGACATAGAGCTGATAAAGCTTATTGAAGATTTAAATACTGTAGTTGTTGCTGAAAACCTTTGTTTTGGAGTTAGGAGCGGCATAGACGAAGTATCTGAAAATGAGGCGCCTATTATTGCATTAGCGAAAAAGTATTTATCAACTTCAGTATGTCCAAGAATGTATGGAAATTATAAAGAACGCTTGGAAAAATTAAAGGAAAAAATTATTAAATTCGGCGCCAACGGAGTAGTAATGCAAAATATAAGATTTTGTGATCTTCATGCCGCAGAAAACAGCCTTTTTGAAAGAGATCTTGAAAAACAAGGCATCCCTTGCATTAGAATCGAAAGAGAATACGGAACAATGGTTGAAACAGGCAGAGTAAAAATGAGGCTATCTGCATTTTTGGAAAGAATAAATTGA